From Microcoleus sp. bin38.metabat.b11b12b14.051, one genomic window encodes:
- a CDS encoding transferase hexapeptide repeat containing protein, translating to MLDEAILERRLAIIEQEIANLKRKSESNSLSGNWLDQLIGSISDRSAFLEALEYGRAFRQADKPNDEGYEQA from the coding sequence ATGCTAGATGAAGCAATTCTCGAACGTCGCTTAGCAATCATCGAGCAAGAAATTGCTAACCTTAAACGCAAATCAGAAAGCAACTCCCTCTCTGGCAACTGGCTAGATCAACTTATTGGCTCAATCTCCGATCGATCGGCTTTTCTGGAAGCTCTAGAATATGGACGTGCGTTTCGTCAGGCTGACAAACCTAATGATGAAGGTTACGAACAAGCATGA
- a CDS encoding type II toxin-antitoxin system HicB family antitoxin has product MNSHYSLIIEWSEEDRLFVVSLPEFTDVMQPCTHGHTYEEAAKHGQELLETLIELYQEDGKPLPEPQTLGKRLQIA; this is encoded by the coding sequence ATGAATAGCCATTACAGTCTCATCATCGAGTGGTCAGAAGAAGATCGACTTTTTGTTGTCAGCTTGCCTGAGTTTACCGATGTCATGCAGCCTTGCACTCACGGACACACTTACGAGGAAGCAGCAAAACACGGACAAGAATTGCTAGAAACCTTGATTGAGCTATATCAAGAAGATGGCAAACCTCTACCAGAACCTCAGACTTTGGGAAAACGATTGCAGATTGCGTAA
- a CDS encoding type II toxin-antitoxin system HicA family toxin, with product MPKKIRELKSLLLKAGFTYRQGKGSHTVWEHPLLPEKITLSGNDGDDAPNYHEKRVISDLQKLKEIEE from the coding sequence ATGCCTAAAAAGATCAGAGAATTAAAAAGCCTATTACTAAAAGCAGGGTTTACTTACCGACAGGGAAAGGGCAGTCACACTGTATGGGAACACCCTTTATTACCTGAAAAAATTACACTGTCAGGTAATGATGGCGATGATGCACCAAATTATCATGAAAAAAGAGTAATATCCGATTTGCAGAAGCTGAAGGAGATAGAAGAATGA
- a CDS encoding type II toxin-antitoxin system HicB family antitoxin — protein MKYTVVIQWSEEDKCFVVFLPEFEEVMQPVTHGDSYEEAIYNAREVIELLIESCQAEGKPLPATKKLERLFQSTLQFTHA, from the coding sequence ATGAAATATACAGTTGTTATCCAATGGTCAGAAGAAGATAAATGCTTTGTCGTATTTTTGCCAGAATTTGAGGAGGTAATGCAGCCAGTAACTCACGGAGATTCTTATGAAGAAGCTATCTACAATGCGCGAGAGGTAATAGAGTTACTAATCGAGAGTTGTCAAGCTGAAGGTAAACCATTACCAGCAACTAAGAAACTAGAACGATTATTTCAATCTACGCTACAATTCACTCATGCCTAA
- the purB gene encoding adenylosuccinate lyase, with the protein MIERYTLPEMGNIWTETAKLKSWLQVEIAVCEAQAELGYIPAAAVEEIKAKANFDPKRVLEIEAEVRHDMIAFLTNVNEYVGDAGRYIHLGLTSSDVLDTALALQLVASVDILLQRVEDLSQAIRYQAQQHRNTVMVGRSHGIHAEPITFGFKLAGWLAEVFRSRERLVNLRSSIAVGKISGAVGTYANIDPRIEAIACQNLGLEPDCASTQVISRDRHAEYVQTLALLAASIERFAVEIRNLQRTDVLEVEEFFSKGQKGSSAMPHKRNPIRSERLTGMARIVRANAVAALENVALWHERDISHSSVERMILPDSSTVTHFMLVETTDLVKHLLVYPENMKRNMNLYGGVIFSQRVMLALVEKGMNREEAYKVVQSCAHQAWNKTGGNFYDLISKDVSVTARMTTKEIDDCFDPQYQLRHLDLIYQRLGI; encoded by the coding sequence GTGATAGAGCGCTACACCTTGCCCGAAATGGGCAACATCTGGACTGAAACCGCCAAACTCAAAAGCTGGCTGCAAGTAGAAATCGCTGTCTGCGAAGCTCAAGCCGAACTCGGCTACATCCCCGCCGCCGCAGTCGAAGAAATCAAAGCTAAGGCTAATTTTGACCCGAAACGAGTCCTCGAAATAGAAGCCGAAGTCCGCCATGACATGATCGCTTTCTTGACAAATGTCAACGAATATGTAGGCGATGCCGGACGCTATATCCACCTCGGTTTAACAAGTTCCGATGTGCTCGATACCGCTTTGGCGCTGCAATTAGTCGCTAGTGTCGATATCTTGTTACAACGTGTCGAAGATTTGAGTCAAGCTATTCGCTATCAGGCTCAACAGCATCGCAATACTGTGATGGTTGGTCGATCGCACGGAATTCACGCCGAACCGATCACCTTTGGCTTTAAACTAGCTGGATGGTTGGCGGAAGTCTTTCGCAGCCGTGAAAGATTGGTGAATTTGCGATCGTCCATTGCAGTCGGCAAAATCTCCGGTGCAGTCGGAACCTATGCTAATATCGATCCGCGAATAGAGGCGATCGCCTGCCAAAATCTCGGACTCGAACCCGATTGTGCGTCCACTCAAGTCATTTCGCGCGATCGACACGCCGAATACGTCCAAACCCTAGCACTGTTAGCCGCATCGATCGAGCGTTTCGCCGTAGAAATCCGCAACCTCCAACGCACCGACGTGCTCGAAGTCGAAGAATTCTTCTCCAAAGGGCAAAAAGGCTCATCCGCCATGCCCCACAAACGCAACCCGATTCGCTCCGAAAGACTCACAGGAATGGCGAGAATTGTCCGCGCCAACGCCGTCGCAGCCCTAGAAAACGTTGCGCTTTGGCACGAAAGAGACATCTCTCACAGTTCGGTAGAACGGATGATTTTGCCCGACAGTTCTACTGTTACCCACTTCATGTTAGTAGAAACCACAGACTTAGTAAAACACCTGCTAGTCTATCCCGAAAACATGAAACGAAACATGAACCTTTACGGCGGAGTTATCTTCAGCCAGCGGGTGATGCTAGCCTTAGTAGAAAAAGGCATGAACCGCGAAGAAGCCTACAAAGTTGTTCAATCTTGCGCTCACCAAGCTTGGAACAAAACGGGTGGCAATTTCTACGATTTAATTTCCAAAGATGTGAGCGTTACTGCTCGCATGACAACCAAAGAAATTGATGATTGTTTCGATCCGCAATACCAATTAAGGCATTTAGATTTAATCTATCAGCGCTTGGGAATTTAA
- a CDS encoding M15 family metallopeptidase, which produces MKISKFAKYFILFILVLVSATSLYYPTSVSAKEPPKVQIFQAETEPLVPEIVSLSQLPSWARLVDIRTVNPNIRLDIRYATANNFLKRKLYKVAKCALRASVAQKLALVQTDLEKIGLGLKVYDCYRPFSVTKQMWEFLPDPNYVANPARGSRHNRGAAVDLTLVDRTGKELEMPTPYDDFTKKAHRDYSGGSAQSRKNRQTLEDAMKKQGFIGISTEWWHFDSEDWQKFAILDVSLSEIP; this is translated from the coding sequence ATGAAAATAAGTAAATTTGCAAAATATTTTATTTTGTTTATATTGGTATTAGTATCTGCAACCAGCCTATATTATCCAACATCTGTTAGCGCAAAGGAGCCGCCGAAAGTGCAAATCTTCCAAGCAGAAACAGAGCCATTAGTACCTGAAATTGTGAGCCTGAGTCAACTTCCCAGTTGGGCGCGACTTGTTGACATTCGCACGGTAAATCCCAACATTCGCCTCGATATCCGCTACGCTACTGCTAACAATTTCTTGAAACGAAAGCTTTACAAAGTCGCAAAATGTGCTTTGAGAGCTTCTGTTGCTCAAAAGTTAGCGCTAGTTCAAACAGATTTGGAAAAAATCGGCTTGGGTTTGAAAGTTTACGATTGCTACAGGCCTTTTTCGGTGACTAAGCAAATGTGGGAATTTTTGCCAGATCCGAACTACGTTGCTAATCCTGCTAGGGGTTCGCGGCACAATCGCGGTGCGGCTGTAGATTTAACTTTAGTCGATCGCACTGGCAAAGAATTAGAGATGCCAACGCCTTATGACGATTTTACCAAAAAAGCTCACAGAGATTACAGCGGTGGCAGTGCCCAATCTCGGAAAAATCGTCAAACCCTTGAGGATGCGATGAAAAAACAGGGATTTATTGGGATAAGTACAGAATGGTGGCACTTTGATTCGGAAGATTGGCAGAAGTTTGCGATTTTAGATGTGTCGCTTTCGGAAATTCCTTGA
- a CDS encoding SH3 domain-containing protein, whose protein sequence is MSFTSTQILIVTLAGLATAVGVATATIQSGAMKQSDPPVVESPAAASNEISPLPANNPESEPAEPLQVEPEAVESPKSQPQPVKSATLLPALIAGVTPQKVDPVVVTPPNSGCKINMAVVSDPNPPLNVRSQPIVTDSKIVGKLPNNRFVSVIEEQNGWLRITEPPGWIAKNRTESSCSKVNQKIDFLPGGNEAIVKGRIIGGGSHSYKIHAAKNQTMTVKNRKDVFPLMLTPSGKLLGNSYQGNETEWTGKIPVTGNYTFQLDSNFRGYEYEFYVRVR, encoded by the coding sequence ATGTCATTTACTTCAACTCAAATCCTCATAGTCACCTTAGCAGGTCTAGCAACAGCCGTGGGAGTTGCTACTGCAACGATACAGTCGGGTGCGATGAAACAATCCGATCCCCCGGTTGTAGAGTCCCCAGCAGCAGCCAGCAACGAGATTTCACCCCTTCCGGCGAACAACCCCGAATCTGAACCAGCAGAACCCCTGCAAGTAGAACCCGAGGCTGTGGAATCTCCGAAATCTCAACCTCAGCCAGTCAAAAGCGCCACACTTCTACCTGCGCTAATCGCCGGAGTCACCCCGCAAAAAGTTGATCCAGTGGTGGTCACACCGCCCAATTCTGGCTGTAAAATCAATATGGCTGTAGTTAGCGATCCGAATCCACCGCTGAATGTGCGATCGCAGCCGATCGTCACCGACAGCAAAATAGTAGGAAAACTCCCAAATAATCGCTTTGTTTCCGTCATTGAAGAGCAAAACGGTTGGCTGCGAATTACCGAACCGCCCGGTTGGATTGCCAAAAATCGCACTGAAAGCAGTTGTTCTAAAGTCAACCAGAAGATTGATTTTTTACCGGGCGGAAATGAAGCAATAGTCAAAGGTCGAATTATCGGCGGTGGTAGCCACTCTTATAAGATTCATGCTGCTAAAAATCAAACAATGACTGTTAAGAATCGAAAAGATGTTTTCCCACTCATGCTGACTCCTAGTGGCAAACTTTTAGGAAATTCTTATCAAGGAAATGAAACTGAGTGGACTGGGAAAATACCAGTAACTGGAAATTACACATTTCAACTCGACTCAAATTTCCGCGGCTATGAATACGAATTTTATGTGCGAGTCCGATAA
- a CDS encoding NACHT domain-containing protein, protein MSRFISLRSQPPRDRLLSEVKQEAQAARSQSLHAAVLANLSQDSQPVGVSRCWDVEVKAGNRPSFRLPAKASISQVFDRTNGKLVILGATGAGKTTTLLELALVLVSRAEQDPNLPIPVLFELGSWKAESGAIADWLIAQLQFKYGISTAVGKKMLAAQKLLPLLDGLDEVETHRQDSCIQAINQFFQSEFQPKHLVACSSFEAYKNCQTRFKLQAAVLLKPLTETQIQNYLLEARSRELWYSIEKEPDLLKLAKTPLLLSMMALAYDDILIESWKRITSPEEQRKYLLTAYIRHQMTGEVKQYPRNKELRPEQIRHWLGWLARRMEQQGIQEFYLDRIPSSWLQTGEQQRKYQFGVKLVGGLIWVILGGIVTLVSGSVLGLIAGAIAAVISAVLPPIPAIDSLILRLVLWSSGYIPWDYKRFLDAAGDRLLLQQTGDRRYRFIHDLLQKHFAEI, encoded by the coding sequence ATGTCAAGATTCATTTCTCTGAGATCACAACCGCCTCGCGATCGACTGCTTTCGGAGGTGAAGCAGGAAGCCCAAGCAGCCCGATCGCAATCCTTGCACGCTGCTGTACTGGCTAACCTCAGCCAAGACTCCCAGCCTGTCGGTGTTAGCCGCTGTTGGGATGTAGAAGTGAAAGCAGGAAACCGTCCGAGTTTTCGGCTTCCTGCCAAAGCTAGCATTTCTCAAGTGTTCGATCGCACCAACGGCAAATTAGTCATTTTGGGAGCAACGGGTGCAGGCAAAACCACGACGCTGCTAGAATTAGCTCTGGTGTTAGTTTCCCGCGCCGAACAAGATCCTAATTTACCAATACCAGTGCTGTTTGAACTCGGATCGTGGAAAGCAGAATCTGGGGCGATCGCAGATTGGTTAATTGCTCAACTTCAGTTCAAATACGGCATCTCGACTGCTGTCGGCAAAAAAATGCTCGCCGCACAAAAATTGCTGCCTCTCCTCGACGGTTTGGACGAAGTAGAAACCCACCGCCAAGATAGCTGCATTCAAGCAATCAATCAGTTTTTTCAAAGCGAATTTCAACCAAAACATTTAGTAGCTTGCAGTAGTTTTGAAGCTTACAAAAACTGCCAAACGAGATTTAAACTGCAAGCAGCAGTTTTACTAAAACCTCTGACAGAAACTCAGATTCAAAATTATTTGCTAGAAGCCAGAAGCCGCGAACTTTGGTACAGCATAGAGAAGGAGCCGGACTTGCTAAAATTGGCAAAAACTCCATTGTTATTGAGCATGATGGCTTTGGCTTACGATGACATTTTAATCGAATCTTGGAAGCGCATAACTTCCCCAGAAGAACAGCGCAAATATCTATTAACTGCCTACATTCGCCATCAAATGACTGGGGAAGTCAAGCAGTATCCCAGAAATAAGGAACTGCGCCCCGAACAAATTCGCCACTGGCTGGGATGGTTGGCGAGAAGGATGGAACAGCAAGGAATTCAAGAGTTTTATCTCGATCGCATTCCGTCTAGCTGGCTGCAAACAGGCGAGCAGCAGCGGAAATATCAGTTTGGAGTTAAGCTAGTTGGCGGGCTGATTTGGGTGATTTTGGGAGGAATTGTCACCTTAGTCTCCGGGTCGGTTTTGGGGTTGATTGCGGGTGCTATAGCGGCGGTAATTAGTGCTGTGTTACCTCCAATTCCGGCGATTGACAGTTTGATATTGCGCCTCGTGCTGTGGTCTAGCGGCTATATTCCTTGGGATTACAAGCGTTTTCTGGATGCTGCGGGCGATCGGCTGTTGCTGCAACAAACGGGCGATCGGCGTTATCGATTTATCCACGATTTGTTGCAAAAACATTTTGCTGAAATCTAA
- a CDS encoding Uma2 family endonuclease → MATFGQLAAKARNYLDAKVLRVWIVDSKARSITVFYPDAAPQTYLGDTLLKDPLFPGL, encoded by the coding sequence ATGGCGACTTTCGGTCAGTTAGCGGCCAAAGCGAGAAATTATTTAGATGCTAAGGTATTGCGGGTTTGGATAGTAGATAGCAAGGCTAGAAGTATTACAGTTTTTTATCCCGATGCAGCACCGCAGACTTATCTGGGAGATACTTTATTAAAAGATCCACTTTTTCCTGGATTATAA
- a CDS encoding alpha-ketoacid dehydrogenase subunit beta, translated as MAETLLFNALREALDEEMARDSAVFVLGEDVGQYGGSYKVTKDLYEKYGELRVLDTPIAENSFTGMAVGAAMTGLRPIIEGMNMGFLLLAFNQISNNAGMLRYTSGGNFKMPMVIRGPGGVGRQLGAEHSQRLEAYFQAVPGLKIVACSTPYNAKGLLKSAIRDDNPVLFFEHVLLYNLKENLPETEYLVPLDKAEIVRSGKDVTILTYSRMRHHVLQAVPALVKEGFDPEVIDLISLKPLDMDTIGESIRKTHKVIIVEECMKTGGIGAELIASICDRFFDELDAPVLRLSSQDIPTPYNGNLERLTIVQPNQIVEAVQKMVALRV; from the coding sequence ATGGCAGAAACCCTATTGTTCAACGCCCTTCGCGAGGCGTTAGATGAAGAAATGGCCCGCGACTCAGCCGTATTCGTACTCGGCGAAGACGTAGGTCAATACGGTGGTTCCTATAAAGTCACCAAAGACCTCTACGAAAAATATGGCGAGCTCCGAGTGCTCGATACCCCGATCGCCGAAAATAGCTTTACAGGTATGGCAGTCGGCGCAGCAATGACGGGATTGCGGCCGATCATCGAAGGCATGAACATGGGCTTTTTGCTGTTGGCCTTCAACCAAATCTCCAACAACGCCGGAATGCTGCGCTACACCTCCGGTGGCAACTTCAAAATGCCGATGGTAATTCGCGGCCCCGGCGGCGTGGGCCGGCAACTCGGCGCCGAACACTCTCAGCGGTTAGAAGCATATTTCCAAGCAGTACCGGGCTTGAAAATAGTCGCCTGTTCGACTCCCTACAACGCCAAAGGACTCTTAAAATCAGCCATCCGTGACGATAACCCGGTACTGTTTTTCGAGCACGTTCTGCTGTACAACCTTAAGGAAAATTTGCCAGAAACAGAATATTTAGTGCCGTTAGATAAAGCGGAAATTGTGCGATCGGGCAAAGATGTCACCATCTTGACATATTCGCGGATGCGGCACCACGTCCTGCAAGCCGTGCCCGCACTGGTAAAAGAAGGTTTCGATCCCGAAGTAATCGACCTGATTTCTCTCAAACCCCTCGACATGGACACCATCGGCGAATCAATTCGCAAAACTCACAAAGTAATTATTGTCGAGGAGTGCATGAAAACCGGAGGCATCGGTGCCGAATTAATTGCCTCAATCTGCGATCGATTTTTTGACGAGCTCGACGCACCAGTTTTGCGCCTGTCTTCACAAGATATTCCCACACCATACAACGGCAATTTGGAAAGACTGACAATTGTCCAGCCCAATCAAATAGTCGAAGCTGTCCAAAAAATGGTAGCTTTGCGAGTATAA
- the secD gene encoding protein translocase subunit SecD — translation MQKQRSILALIFVLVIAAITVIVTIPTRLGLDLQGGSQLTIQVKTTKDIPKIEERDLEAVRRIIENRVNGLGVSEALVQTVGNDQILVQLPGVSDPQQAERVLGGTAQLDFRREIPQERAFLNVRQEELAGLLRKQQDLQVKADAKAIAENQTAIDKKNQEIKQLTANLYQRTEITGKNLKDAFATSNSLGNTYAVALRFDTEGAQKFADLTKTIAGTQLTLGIFVDNELISAATVSDQYKATGITGGNVEISGNFTAQKANDLAVQLRGGALPVPVEIVENRTVGASLGRDSIQSSIYAGIGGLVLVLIFMVAYYRLPGVIANIALLIYALLTWAAFVLLGVTLTLPGIAGFVLSIGMAVDANVLIFERTREELRAGKTLYRSVESGFYRAFSSILDGNVTTLIACAALFWLGAGLVKGFAVTLALGVAVSMFTAITCSRTLLLVVLGFPGLRKPAWFCPGLSKTANS, via the coding sequence ATGCAAAAACAACGTTCAATATTAGCCCTAATTTTTGTTTTAGTCATCGCCGCGATTACTGTGATAGTAACAATTCCGACGCGGCTGGGATTAGACTTGCAAGGAGGGTCACAACTCACGATTCAGGTCAAAACTACCAAAGATATCCCGAAAATTGAAGAGCGGGATCTAGAAGCAGTGCGGCGAATTATCGAAAACCGAGTTAATGGTTTGGGAGTCTCTGAAGCACTTGTACAAACGGTAGGGAACGATCAAATTTTGGTTCAGTTGCCAGGGGTAAGCGATCCGCAACAAGCGGAACGGGTGCTCGGCGGTACCGCACAGCTAGATTTTCGGCGCGAAATACCGCAAGAAAGAGCTTTTTTGAACGTCAGACAGGAGGAACTTGCTGGACTACTACGCAAGCAGCAAGACTTGCAGGTAAAAGCAGATGCTAAAGCCATCGCCGAGAACCAAACTGCGATCGACAAAAAGAATCAGGAAATTAAACAACTCACCGCTAACCTTTACCAACGTACCGAAATTACCGGCAAAAACCTCAAAGATGCTTTTGCCACATCCAATTCCTTAGGAAACACCTATGCTGTAGCCCTACGCTTCGATACCGAGGGCGCCCAAAAATTTGCCGATCTGACTAAAACCATTGCTGGTACGCAGCTCACTCTAGGTATTTTTGTAGATAACGAATTGATCAGCGCTGCGACTGTGAGCGATCAGTACAAAGCCACTGGTATCACAGGCGGTAATGTCGAAATTTCGGGCAACTTTACAGCACAAAAAGCTAATGACTTGGCTGTACAATTGCGCGGTGGTGCTTTACCAGTGCCGGTAGAAATTGTTGAAAACCGCACTGTCGGCGCTAGTTTGGGTAGAGACAGCATTCAAAGCAGTATCTATGCAGGTATCGGCGGCTTGGTTTTAGTCTTGATTTTCATGGTGGCGTACTATCGACTCCCCGGCGTAATTGCCAATATTGCTCTGTTAATTTATGCTCTGTTAACTTGGGCCGCTTTCGTGCTGTTGGGAGTAACTTTAACCCTGCCGGGAATTGCTGGTTTTGTCCTCAGCATCGGTATGGCTGTGGATGCTAACGTGCTGATTTTTGAGCGCACGCGGGAAGAGTTGCGGGCAGGGAAGACGCTTTATCGATCGGTCGAATCGGGTTTTTACCGCGCTTTTTCCAGCATTTTAGACGGCAACGTAACTACGCTAATTGCTTGTGCAGCTTTGTTCTGGTTGGGTGCTGGTTTAGTCAAAGGCTTCGCTGTAACCCTAGCCTTGGGCGTCGCAGTCAGTATGTTTACGGCGATTACTTGCAGCCGCACTCTTCTTTTGGTAGTGTTGGGCTTTCCCGGATTGCGTAAACCCGCGTGGTTTTGTCCCGGTTTGTCGAAAACTGCCAATAGCTAA
- the secF gene encoding protein translocase subunit SecF translates to MQFSVIKQRSIWWSISAAIILAGIVSMAISWTRPDIRAPLRPSLDFIGGTRLQFELDCTKPENCKPIDISTVRQILDTQGLAGSSIQVIGKEQRGLSLRTKTLDVEQRTKLQTALSEKIGAFAPQSIQIDTVGPTLGKQLFTSGLLALFLSFAGITIYLTFRFQLDYAFFAFVALFHDVLITLGIFSMLGLVIGVEVDSLFVVALLTIIGFSVNDTVVIYDRVREVIKLNPGQSIDQIVDDAVMQTLGRSINTTFTTLLTLFSIFLFGGETLKYFALALIVGFIAGAYSSIFIASTLLAWWRSRTGNSIAIPTEGINPSEEV, encoded by the coding sequence ATGCAATTCAGTGTTATCAAACAGCGATCGATCTGGTGGAGTATTTCCGCCGCTATCATCCTTGCAGGTATAGTGTCGATGGCGATTTCTTGGACTCGTCCCGACATCCGCGCACCGCTGCGCCCCAGTTTGGACTTTATCGGCGGCACTCGCTTGCAATTTGAACTCGACTGCACGAAACCGGAAAATTGTAAACCCATCGATATTTCCACTGTCCGCCAAATTCTCGATACCCAAGGTTTGGCTGGTAGCAGCATTCAAGTTATCGGCAAAGAACAGCGCGGTTTGTCGCTCCGCACGAAAACTTTGGATGTGGAACAGCGGACTAAGTTGCAAACAGCTTTGAGCGAAAAAATAGGTGCTTTTGCTCCTCAATCTATTCAAATTGATACGGTTGGGCCGACCCTCGGCAAACAGTTGTTTACTTCTGGTTTGCTGGCTTTGTTCCTGTCTTTTGCTGGTATTACTATTTATCTGACCTTCCGGTTTCAGTTAGATTATGCCTTTTTTGCTTTTGTTGCTCTGTTTCACGATGTCTTAATTACGCTGGGCATTTTCTCAATGTTGGGTTTAGTTATAGGAGTGGAAGTTGACAGTTTATTTGTGGTGGCGCTCTTGACAATTATCGGTTTTTCTGTTAACGATACAGTGGTAATTTACGATCGCGTGCGAGAAGTAATCAAGCTAAATCCCGGACAGTCGATCGATCAAATTGTCGATGATGCTGTCATGCAGACGCTGGGAAGGTCAATTAACACAACTTTTACCACGTTGCTGACCTTGTTTTCCATCTTTTTGTTTGGCGGCGAAACCCTCAAGTATTTTGCTTTAGCATTGATTGTCGGCTTTATTGCCGGTGCGTATTCAAGTATTTTTATTGCTAGCACTCTGCTAGCTTGGTGGCGCAGTCGCACGGGCAACTCCATCGCCATCCCCACAGAAGGAATCAACCCATCAGAAGAAGTTTAA